In Streptomyces sp. HUAS ZL42, the DNA window GGAAGGCCGTGGCCAGTCTGCCCAGGTCGACGCCTTCGAGCCGGTCGAACAGATGGCGGCGGACGCTGGCGATGTGGGTGGGGTGGGCCTGTTCGAGGCGGGCGAGGCCGGCGTCGGTGAGGACGGCGTTGAAGGAACGGGCGTCCTCGGCCGACTGCTCACGCGAGACCAGGCCGTCCGCCTCCAGCCGGCGGACGGTGCGGCCGAGGGCCGAGGGGGACTGCTGGACCAGTTCGGCCAGGTCGCTCAGGCGCATCGTGCGGTCGGGGGCCTCGGCGAGGAACATCAGCGTGATGTATTCGGCGTGACTGAGCCCCTGAGCCCGGCGCAGGTCCTCGTCGAAGGCGCGCATCAGCGCGGCCATCGCCGGCCGGAGGGCTCTGATGAGGGCTTGTTCCTCGGCGGTGAGCCGGGCGGTCTCGTCTCGGTCGGGCATGTCTCTCACTCTACGGGTTGCTTGCTTGCTTGCGCATGCAAGTTCTATGGTTGCTGGCGCACGCAAGTAATTGCCCATGCGAGAGGCTGGCCATGGCCACCACACACGCGGGCGGCGCCGCCCGGCACCGCGCCCACCACTCCGCCCCGGAACTGCACGCGACCGGCGTGCTCATACTGCTGGCAGGCGCCTTCCTGCCGATCATGGATTTCTTCATCACCAACGTCGCTCTGCCGAGCATCGACAGCTCACTGCACGCCTCGGCGGCCTCCCTGCAGTTGGTGATCGCGGGTTACGGCGTCGCCTACGCGGCCCTGCTGGTCCTGGGCGGCCGGCTCGGGGACCGCTACGGCCGCCACCGTCTCTTCCTCGGGGCGCTCGTCGCCTTCGTCCTCGCCTCGCTGGCCTGCGGCCTCGCGCCGACCGTCGGGGCACTGATCGCGGCCCGGATCGTCCAGGGTGCCGCCGCCGCGCTGCTGGTGCCGCAGGTGCTGGCCACGTTCCACCACACCCTGGAAGGCGAGCGCAAGGCACGTGCCCTGGCCCTGTACGGTGCGACCTCGGGCATCGCCGCGGTCGTCGGTCAGCTGGTGGGCGGACTGCTGGTCAGCGCGGACGTCGCCGGTACCTCCTGGCGGCCGATCTTCCTGGTCAACGTGCCCATCGGGCTGGTGGTCCTGCTGGTCGC includes these proteins:
- a CDS encoding MarR family winged helix-turn-helix transcriptional regulator — encoded protein: MPDRDETARLTAEEQALIRALRPAMAALMRAFDEDLRRAQGLSHAEYITLMFLAEAPDRTMRLSDLAELVQQSPSALGRTVRRLEADGLVSREQSAEDARSFNAVLTDAGLARLEQAHPTHIASVRRHLFDRLEGVDLGRLATAFRHITGTG